One window of the Mus pahari unplaced genomic scaffold, PAHARI_EIJ_v1.1 scaffold_9822_1, whole genome shotgun sequence genome contains the following:
- the LOC110315076 gene encoding olfactory receptor 2Z1-like, with the protein MKHVNQSEFSNFILVSIFIRSGSPKLLFSLVAVMFIIGLLGNTILLFLIWLDSRLHTPMYFLLSQLSLLDVCLPLITIPKMVSEFPKEKSFISFGGCAGQIFFLTMMGVAEGVLLALMSYDRYVAVCQPLQYPLLMRHQVCLAMVASSWIAGVFNAFIQTSITLTFSYCASRIVDHFFCEVPALLKLSCSDTSTYELALSVSGVLILMFPLLLIIASYGHVLRAVLHMHSQEARNKTFTTCSSHITVVGLFYGAAVFMYMIPGSYHSPHLDNMVSLFYSLVTPTLNPLIYSLRNREVRIALLNVIRRFGHKQK; encoded by the coding sequence ATGAAGCATGTGAACCAATCAGAGTTCTCCAACTTTATTCTGGTGAGTATCTTCATCAGATCAGGTTCACCCAAACTCCTTTTCTCTCTGGTGGCTGTCATGTTTATCATTGGCCTTCTGGGAAACACTATTCTACTCTTCTTGATCTGGTTGGACTCAAGGCTGCATACACCCATGTACTTCCTGCTCAGTCAACTTTCTCTCTTAGATGTTTGTTTGCCACTGATCACCATACCGAAGATGGTATCAGAATTCCCTAAGGAAAAAAGTTTCATATCCTTTGGAGGTTGTGCAGGACAAATATTTTTCCTGACCATGATGGGTGTAGCTGAGGGAGTCCTACTGGCCCTCATGTcttatgaccgctatgtggcagTGTGCCAACCCCTGCAGTACCCTTTACTCATGAGACATCAGGTGTGCCTGGCTATGGTGGCCTCTTCCTGGATAGCAGGTGTGTTCAATGCCTTCATCCAGACTTCTATAACTCTGACCTTTTCTTACTGTGCCTCTAGAATTGTAGACCACTTTTTCTGTGAGGTGCCAGCCCTGCTAAAACTTTCTTGTTCGGATACCTCCACATATGAGTTGGCACTGTCTGTCTCTGGGGTGCTGATCCTCATGTTCCCCCTTTTACTCATCATTGCCTCATATGGCCATGTTTTGAGGGCAGTTCTGCACATGCATTCACAGGAAGCCCGAAATAAGACCTTCACTACCTGCTCTTCACATATCACAGTAGTTGGACTATTTTATGGTGCAGCAGTGTTCATGTACATGATACCTGGTTCATACCACAGCCCACACCTAGACAACATGGTCTCCCTTTTCTACAGCCTTGTCACCCCTACTCTCAACCCTCTCATCTACAGTCTGAGGAACCGAGAGGTGCGCATTGCTTTGCTAAATGTTATCAGAAGATTTGGACACAAACAAAAGTGA